From Xanthomonas citri pv. mangiferaeindicae:
CGGTCCAGGCCGCCGCCGGAGGCCTGGTGCGGCACGACGCAGTCGATCGCGTCCAGGCCGACGTCGGCCGACGCCAGCAGGCGTTCGAGCAGGCGCGGCAGCCGGCGCCCCGCCAACCGGAACGTCGCCGGGCCGTCCATCTCGAAGCGGTAGACGTCCGCGTCGATGTCGCGATGCGCCGGATCGCCGGGCGCGACGCGTGTGCCGCCGCCGCGGATCCGGCAGGCGTCGGCGCTGTCGGCATAGGTCTCCATCCGCCAGGCCAGCAGCGCCGAGTCCTCACCCGGCGCCGCGGCGCCCAGCACCAGCGCGGCGGCGCCGTCGCCGAACAGCGGCGCGGTCAGCGGGTCGTCGGCGCGCAGCCCACGCGAGGGCAGCTCGCTGGCCACGGCCAACACGCGGCGGTAGCGGCCGCTGGCGATGCCGGCCGCGACCAGGTCCAGCGCGACCAGAAAGCCCAGGCAGGTCGCGTTGACATCGAAGGCTGGGATGCCCGAGTCGCCGAGGCCGAGCGCACGTTGGACCAATGCGGCCTGGCACGGGATCGGCTGTTCCATGACCGCGCAGGTGGAGACGATTGCGTCCAGTGCGTCGCCGTCGATGCCGGCCGCCGACAGCGCCGCCTGCGCGGCGCGTGCCGCCATCGCCGATGCGGTCTCGCCGTCATCGGCCACGCCGCGCCAGGCCACGCCGGTCGCCGCCTCGCTGGCGCCGGGCGCCAGACCGAGCTGAGTGTCGAAGTCGCTGGACGGCACCCGCCGCACCGGGTGGTGACAGCCGCTGCCCAGGATCCGCAGTGCGAGACCTGCGGCCTGCATCAGGCCAGGCATGCGGACAGCGCGTCGATGCGCGCGAATGTCGTGTCGTGGTCGGGATGGGCGGCCCACAGCTGCGCGAGCGTGCGGCCATCGACCGGGTGGCGCAGGTCGGGCGCGATCTCGGCCAGCGGCTTGAGCACAAAGGCATGGCGCAGTTCGTCGCGCGGGATGCGCAGATTCCCGGCGCCCGTCAGCACCCGGTCGTCGTAGAGCACGATGTCGATGTCCAGCGTACGGTCGCTGTAGCGCGGGCCGCTGCGATCACGCCCATGCGCGTCCTCGAGCGCGTGCAGCCAGGCGTTGAGTGCGTCGGGCGACAGGTCGGTCTCGATCGTCGCGGCCGCATTGAGGAAATCGGCGCCGTCGTAGCCCACCGCCGGAAAGCGGTAGGTCTGCGACACGACAAGCGCGGGGAAGCGGGCGCGCAACGCGTCCACCGCGGCGCGCAGATGACGTTCGGGATCGAGGTTGCTGCCGAGGCTCAGGCAGGCGATGGCCATGGTGCGCTCCTGTGGGGAGCGCCATGATCGCGCATCGCCCGCCCGCGGTCAGCGGGGGCGCGCATCCTCCAGCGCCGGCGCCGCACCCGCAGGGCCGTCGACGGCGGGCTCACCTTGCAGGCGGACCTCCATCGGCGCGTCGCTGCGGGCCTGGAACACCCGCAGGTCGAACTCGGGCAGGATCGCCAGCAGATGATCGAAGATGTCCGACTGGATGCCCTCGTAGACGGCCCAGCGGGTGTCGGCGGTGAAGCAGTAGATCTCCAGTGGCAGGCCTGTCTCGGTGGGCTGGAGCTGGCGCACCAGCAAGGTCAGCTCCTGATTGATGCCGGCATGGTGGCGCAGGTAGTGCTCGACGTAGGCGCGGAAGGTGCCCAGATTGGTGACCCGGCGGTGGTTCACCGGCTCGGCGCCGCGCGCGGCCAATGCGGTGTTCCAGTCC
This genomic window contains:
- a CDS encoding 2-amino-4-hydroxy-6-hydroxymethyldihydropteridine diphosphokinase: MAIACLSLGSNLDPERHLRAAVDALRARFPALVVSQTYRFPAVGYDGADFLNAAATIETDLSPDALNAWLHALEDAHGRDRSGPRYSDRTLDIDIVLYDDRVLTGAGNLRIPRDELRHAFVLKPLAEIAPDLRHPVDGRTLAQLWAAHPDHDTTFARIDALSACLA
- a CDS encoding 3-oxoacyl-ACP synthase; the protein is MPGLMQAAGLALRILGSGCHHPVRRVPSSDFDTQLGLAPGASEAATGVAWRGVADDGETASAMAARAAQAALSAAGIDGDALDAIVSTCAVMEQPIPCQAALVQRALGLGDSGIPAFDVNATCLGFLVALDLVAAGIASGRYRRVLAVASELPSRGLRADDPLTAPLFGDGAAALVLGAAAPGEDSALLAWRMETYADSADACRIRGGGTRVAPGDPAHRDIDADVYRFEMDGPATFRLAGRRLPRLLERLLASADVGLDAIDCVVPHQASGGGLDRIVRALRLPEARVVRILAEHGNQVAASLPHALHHAIVERRLQRGQTCLLLGTGAGLSLGGAVLRY